ATAGAAAAGAGGACTGTCCTCGGGAATAAAAAGGAGGCAGGCTATTCCACCATAAAAAACAATGGGCAATAGAACCCACCAAATACGTTCGTTGATGAGTGTACGGCACAGCAAGTACCAGTAATTGTTAGCAAGAATCAGCAGTAAGATACCAATAAGATAGGTGATAACACCGAGAATTCCAAAATATTTAGTAATAGTAATGAAAGAAAAAGGGACAAACATAAACAACCAGAATAGGTTGAATAGGCTAAGTCCGGAGCGGATAAGTAAAAAGTCGATGACACGATTTCGTTTAACCGGCAACAGGAGGTAAGGTTTTACCTCCTGTGTCGGTGTTTTTTGTAACGGAACACGCAACAGGAAATCCAGTGCCAGAATAAAGATCAGAACAACGGCGTTCATTACATGATATGGTTCTCGGTTGGGAACCATATTTGAGAAACCGAACGCGAATGTCGTACCGAAAAATATCAGGTAGCCGGCCCAAAATGCAGCCATGACATAACCGAGTATTTTAGCAACTTTGTTCTTTTCATACATCGGGTGTCTTTTGGCGGCAAGTCTTCCGTGTTTACGTAGTTCGTTGATTATCATCATCTATACAAAAGAATTTTTATTTGTTTTCTTCCGGCATAGTCATAACGACTTGAATTTCGTTGTTCTGTTTCAGCAGCTTGGCAAGGAAGTCTTGTACTTCTTTGGCTGTAATGCTGTTGACTAACTTTTCATAGTCTTTCGTATTGTCAATACCTGTGTAGAAATATTCGTCCAGATTATTTAGCCAATAGCCGTTTTCTTTCTGAGCGTCTTTGTATTTCTTCAACATATATTCTTTGATCTTCTGCATGTGTTCGGCAGATGGACCTTCTTTAGCCATTTTTTCTAATTGTTCCACAACGATAGCAGACAGTTTATCTTTCTTAGCTGGGTCAGTCTGGAATACAATCTGAAGTACCAGTTCTTCCTTCGGATATTTGCTGAGGTTTCCGTTACAGCTTACGCCATACGTGCCACCTTCTTTTTCGCGGATTTCAGCGGTGTAAACCATATCTAATGCCTGATCAAGGAAGCTGAGTAGTGTATTGCTACGCAGGTCGTATTTGCAAGTTCCGCTGTATAGGAACATGATGGTAGCCATTGGCGTTTCCTGTTTCTTTGCAAATTCATTCTTGTATTCCCCTTTGCGAATGTACATCTTATTATCCTTGAATGTTTCCTTGCGGTTGATAGAAGGCAGAGCACCCAGATATTTTGCAATCATCGGTTTCATCTGTTCTAGGTTTACGTTTCCTACCAGATAGAAAGTAAAATCGCTTGCATCTTTATAGCGGTCTTTGTACATTTCGAGGATACGGTCATAGTCGATCTGGTCTACCATGCTTTCTTTCAGCTTGATAGCGCGTGGATGGTCACCGTATAGAGCACGTGTCACTGTATCGCTGAATGCCGTCATCGGGTTAGCGTCTGAGTTTTGAAGCTGTGCTTTCAGGCGGTTCTTGTATGATTCGAATGCTTCATTATCTTTGCGCGGAGAAGTGAATGTCAGGTAAGTCAGCTGCATCATTGTCTCGAAATCTTTCGGAGAACAGCTACCTGAAATTGTTTCTGTTGTATTACCGATACCGGCTCCTACGGAAGCACGTTTACCGGCAAGGGCTTTGCTTAAGTCTACTTTGCTGAAATTACCGATACCGCCTACCAAAGCTACACCGTTTAATTGAGAAATATTGATGATTTCATCGTTCGGGAATACACTGGTACCACCAAGGCTTACACCTTTCATCATGATCTGGTCAGCTTTGAAATCTGTAGGCTTCACATAGACTGTTACACCGTTAGAAAGCACTAGTTTTGTGCTGCCGTAAACGTCATCGGCCTTTTCGGAAACAATCTTTCCGCCTTTAATGTCTTCAGAGATAAGAGGTTCGTTGGAAACTTTGTCTTCGTATGGTTTCAAATCGAATGAACTCATCTGCTTCAATAAAGCTGCAATTTCCTCTTTCGTCGGATATTTCAGACCTTCTTTTTGAGGACCCGCGAGCAGTACTACTTGGTTATTATCAGTAACCAGCTGTTTCATCAATTCGTTGACGGCCGTCACAGGAATGTTTGGAGCCATCTGCTGTACAAGCATATATTCGAATTCGATACCCGGAATCGGTTCTTTATCGAGGAAATTGTTCACATATTCATCGACATAGTTACCACTTTTTGTTTTTTCACGTTCGTTATACGCAGACTCCATAGCTTGCATATAGTTAGCACGCGCGCGTTCATATTCAGTCTCAGTGAATCCGAAACGACGTGCACGTTCTGCTTCTTCCAGAATAGTTTTCATCGCCAAGTCTACACCGTCAATCTTGCTGTTTGCAGTAAGGCTGAATGCTTCTTTGGTCTTGGCAAGGAAATACTCTCCATATCCTGCACCGGCACCGGTAAAAGGAGGATTGGCTGTTTGGCGGAGTTCGTTCAAACGGCTATTCAGCATATTGATAGCCATGTTGAGTACGTACTGTGTAGCATAATAAGAAATCGTATTTTTCAAAGAATCCGGCGTTGCATCTTGTTTGAAGAAGATGTTGATAGAAGGATTGGCAACTTCTTTGTCAGTGCCGATATAGATCAACGGTTCCTGATTGTCTGCTACCGGATAGTAAATACGTTCGGCAGGGTTTACCGGAGCTTTTACGTCTTTGAATACCTCTTTCAACTTGGCTTCCATTTCTTCAGCGTTGATGTCACCGACGATAACGATTCCCTGCAAATCGGGACGGTACCATTTAGCATAGTAATCACGGATATCCTGATAAGGGAAGTTGTTGATAACGTCAATACTGCCGATAGGCATACAGTCGGCATATTTAGAATCCGGATACATAGTAGCCTGTGCATCAGTCATGATGCGTAGCATACCACTGTTGCGACTTCTCCATTCTTCGCGGATTACACCACGTTCTTTGTCGATTTCTTTGTCGGCAAGGTTGATAGCGCTCGACCAGTCGTGTAGGATAAGCAGGCAGGAATCTACCACATTCTGGTTTTCTGTCGGTACGTTACTGATGTTGTAAACGGTCTGGTCGACACTGGTATAGGCATTCAGGTTTGTTCCGAATTTAATACCTTTAGTTTCACACCAGGGAATGATTCCAAGTCCGGTTTCATCACCGGGGAAATGTTTGGTCCCGTTGAAAGCCATGTGTTCCAGAAAGTGAGCCAAGCCACGTTGCTGTGGTTCTTCCAGAATAGAACCTACTTTTTGTGCGATGTAGAATTCTACGCGTTTTTCCGGGAGTGCATTGTGTCGGATGTAATAAGTAAGTCCGTTATCCAGTTTGCCGATACGGACATTTTTGTCCACAGGCATTTGTTGCATGGGTTGTGCAAAAACGGACTGGAAATTGCAGCATATGATAAGGACTGCAATAAATAATCCACGTAATAAATGTTTCATGTTCTATTTAATTTAATAAAAGTTTCTGTGTTATCTGTCGTGATTGTCTATGGTAAATCACAAACAGGCAGAAAAAGAGTTATTTAATGGCTTGGCGTATCCTTACTAATTTTGTTAACAATCCTTCCAATAAATCAAGCTTCAGCATATTGGCACCGTCGCTTTTGGCTACGGCGGGATTTTCGTGTGTTTCGATAAAGATACCGTCTGCCCCTACGGCTATGCCCGCTTTGGCAATAGTTTCTATAAGTTGCGGCATACCGCCGGTCACTCCGCTTGTTTGGTTCGGTTGTTGTAGTGAGTGAGTGACATCGAGCACGACAGGATATCCGAATGATTGCATTTCAGGAATACCTCGGTAGTCCACTACAAGGTCTTGATAACCGAAAGTTGTTCCGCGTTCGGTCAACATAACATTCTTGTTGCCGGCTTCTATTACTTTGTCTGCGGCAAATTGCATTGCCATTGGAGAAAGAAATTGTCCCTTCTTGATATTAACGGTCTTTCCGGTTTTGGCTGCGGCTACGAGCAGATCGGTTTGGCGGCTGAGGAATGCCGGAATTTGAAGTATGTCTACGTATTCGGCTGCCATGTTAGCTTCGTCGGCAGCATGGATGTCCGTTACGGTAGGGATTCCGAAAGTATCATGTACCTTTTTCAGTATTTTGAGGGCTTTTTCATCGCCGATACCCATGAATGAATCCAGGCGTGAGCGGTTCGCTTTGCGGTAAGAACCTTTAAATACGTAAGGAATTTGCAATGTTTCGGTGATTTTGACTACTCGTTCGGCAATGCGCATGGCCATTTCTTCACCTTCTATAACACATGGGCCGGCCAGCAGAAAGAAGTTACCGGCAGGATTGTTTTTAAGTTCGATCATATTGTTAATTACAAATTATAAGTTACATTATATAGGTAATACAGGTGTCTCCTTGTTTAGAGGAGGCGTGTTTGTTTTCTTAGTTCGGGATAATAAGCGTGGTCTTTTCCGGGAGAACGCCTACTTCCAGAGGAAAGTGTTTCGGCAGTATCCGTCCGTCCAGATCTACTGAAGCACTTTGTGCTCGGAGTACTTTCACTTTCTTTGTCCGATAGCACTTCACGACTTTGTGATTCAGAATCCTTCCCTGTATCAACATCCACAATCCGGAAATGATTTGCAGGAATTCCGGGCGATAGATCACAGATACATCCAGCCAGCCGTTGTAAGGAACGGCACTCGGTGTCTGTCCCCAGCCCCAGGCACTTCCCACACATACCGTCATGATGCGTCCACGGATATGTTCGTCGTTGATGCGGAGGTGCATTCTGTACAACTTACGTTCGAATATCAGAGAGAACAAGGCGGCAACATACGACAGGAATTTTACGCCCCAGAAACGCTTTGTCTGGTCGGTAATCTTGACGATTCGTGCGCCTAGTCCAATATTAACAGCGTTGAGGAAGTAACGGCGTTGATGTTCTTTTCCATCGTAGAAGTTGCAATAGCCTACGTCTATTTTCTTGAGTCGATGATTAATGATACAGTCGACAGCTGGCTTGTATTCGGTACTGAGTCCCCAATATTTGGCAAAGTCATTCCCGATGCCGTTCGGAATCATGCCAAGTGCGATATTGTCTTTATCCTCTGCATCGGATAGCATAATGCCGTTGATAGCGTCATTCAACGCACCGTCACCGCCCACAACGACAATCGTACGATAACCATTGTTGGCTAAAATCTTAGCGAGACGTTCTACTGAACCGAAACCTTCGGATTGCACATAGTCATAGTCGACGCCTTTGCTGTCCATGTATTCCTTGATCTCTTTCCAGCGTTTTTTTACCTTTCGGGTACCAGCTTTCGGGTTGTAAATCACACCCCATTTCTTCGGTTCTACACTCATATCCGTATTTCTATCCTACAATATTAAAAATCTCACTATATTTCACTGCCAAAGATACTAATTCCCCTGCAGTTTTTCTTTCACAAACGCTATCTTTTCTTCCATTGGCAGTTTCGCGCTTATCCAATGAATAGTAAATCCTCGTCTTTCCATGCCGCGAAACCAAGTCATCTGCCGTTTGGCGAATTGATGAATCGCAGTTTCTAATCCGTTGAACATCTCTTCGTATGTCATTTGTCCTGTGACATATAACGTCAGGTATTTGTATTCCAGACCATAATATATTAAATCTTCCGGTGAAATTCCTTCTCTGATCAGTTGTCGTACCTCATCAACCATACCTTCATCCAACCGCTGTTTTAATCGTAGCGTAATCTTCTCGCGGCGTAGTTCTCGTTCGATGTCTACGCCAATGATGAGGCTGTTCAGCTTCGGAAATTCCCGTTCGGGGACTGGGTGGGCGGCATAATATTCTTCAATCTCTATTGCACGAATGGCACGTTTTACTGTGTCTACGTCCGTAGAGTTATGCAACGTTTTGTATTGGCTTAAAATTTCCGTCAGTTCTTCAAGAGAATAACTTGCCAAACGGGTACGCAACTCCGGATTTTCCGGTACGGGCATTAGTTTATAACCTTTTAAGACTGATTCCAAATACATCCCTGTCCCTCCACATAAAACGGGGAGACAACCTTTTTGTTTGACTGTTTCGTAAGAAACCAGAAAATCTTGTTGATATTCAAAAACATTGTATTTGTATCCGGGAGCGGCTATATCAATCAGATGATACGGGATTTTATGTCCATTGACCGTATAATCGGCCAAATCTTTTCCGGTGCCGAGATCCATTCCCCTGTATATTTGACGGGAGTCGGCACTGATAATTTCTGTATTCAATTCATAGGCCAAAGCAGCGGCAAACGGAGTTTTGCCTGAGGCGGTAGGTCCTAATATGGTGATTAAATCATAGTTCGGCATAGTTTTATTTTTTCTACATCTGCAAAATTACGAAATAATTTTCACCTGCTTGGTATTCAGTTGTTTTTTTTGGTTGAAATGCTACATTCATACCTTTACTGCACTTTCTTTATCCGGTAGCTGTGTCGATCGTTCTATTTCTTCCTGTCTATTACCTCCCCTTCATTATTGTTATATAACCTTCCGCTTGGTGGAATATAAAGCACCGCTTTAGAGAACGTAAAGCATAGCTTTAGGTAGTCTAAAGCAGTGCTTTATAAAAGTCTAAGTGTTTGTTTCAATTATAAGGAAGAAAAATATGTGAGGCTTTCAAAAGTCTGTTTTTTACTTTTTCAATCAAGGAATAAGGGTGATTTTATGTATTTTACTTTTAAACGGTAAATTCCCATGTCTTAATATTATTAATGCGAACCAAATACTGATTCGCATTAATAATATTAAGACATGGGAATTTACCACTCTATGGCAAATTCTTCGTCATCAATCAGCGTATTGATATTGCGTTGCATGGTCATGCTTCCTTCAACTCTGTAATGCGCCGTGTATCCCTGAGTTTCCCATGGATCTACAAATGTATAATTAAGTTCTCTTATCGTAACGGTTCTGCGCATCAGGGCAGGCCGTGAGGCATCCATCATTTCAGAAATCTCATACGTTGCTTGCTTCTTCGATTCAAATTCAATGTTTGGATTTTCTGCCCTCAACTCTACCGTACCTTTCATTTTGTCATCCGGGTCCTGATTAAATGTCGCATAAATTTTGAATTTTCTACGGTCGGTTCTTTTTTCTTTTATAGCACCCGCATAGAAGAATATGGTATTTTCGTCAACCACGTATGCTTCACGAGTGTCAACTACAAGTGGTTTGTTGGTATCTTCGGGAAAAACATTCAAAGCCGTGGTTCCATAGTTTCCCGAGAAATCATTGAAAGGAGTTATCCATAGTAGAGCATTGTTGAAATTTTTTCGTGGATGAGAGGTGTAATTATAAGAAGGATCATCCTTTATGATAAGGGGCAAAACCCACTTCTCCGACAAATCAAGCCCGTTAAAATTAAAATTGATATCCATCAGAGCCTGACATTCGCCGGCCGGAATATGTATGTCATAATTCGGAATAGAATAAAAATTCTCGGGTAACTGTTTGTAGTACAAATCTTCCCGTTCATAGTAATGTTCATAGTTATAGATGTCGAGTGTATCGTTATCTATACCTACATGTACATCGATGTCTTTATTATTCATCGTGGAACCGGCCACTATAAGAGGAAGACGATAGGGAGAAGGTTGTCCCTTTCTATACTTCAAACGGATACGAGATACGGTAGATGTAGGAGCTTTGAACGAAACATAGTGTTCATATTGCTCATCTGAATAAAATTCGCTGCAAGAACTCAGCATTACAAGTAACGTAACCAAAAGCAAAGAGATATTTTTTTTCTTCATAATCGTTTTTTTTAATAGTAATTACTTTTCACTCTGCCAACCCGGGTTTTGAGTCAATCTCACATTTTTTTCCAACTCGGAGCGGTCGATAGGCCAAAAATAAGTTTTCTCGGCAAAACAGGTCAAAACATCAGAAACAGGAACCGGTTTATAGAACAAGTCGCGTTCTCCTTTTGTCATAAAAACATTACATCCGTACATAGGCAGAGATTCTTCATCTTTAGCGTCTTTCCAACGTCTCAAGTCAAAATAGCGTTGCCCTTCAGCCATAAGTTCAATCTGACGTTCGCGTTTGATTTTCTTACGGAATAGTTCCTTATTACCATACTCTTCTGGCGTAAAATCAGGTATTCCGGCACGGATTCTTACAGGCTGTACTCCTTTCTTCAGTTCATCCTCATTACGTGAAATACTATGAGTACCAGAGTTATCCCAAGTTTCAATCTGGTATGAACCATCAAGTTCATTCAATGCTTCAGCGTACATTAACAAGATATCGGCATATCTTATCAAAGGATCCGCCTTCTTTGAGATATGAGAAAATTCACCATTTATGTTCTTGTCATCATTGGTGTCTGTTGGACGTACGTACTTCATCAATCCTATGCCGGTTTGAAGCCAGTTTAGGCTATTGGACATACCTTCCGTCTCGCCCCGATAATACCAGCTTCTATAAGGACCTCTATCACTGCTCTGTGTTGCATTTGTCAACCACCAAGTTACTCCGTTGTATGCTACCGATGCATAGAATCGGGGTTCTCGATTGGCATATTGAAGCGATACATTTTCTTCTAGAGGTTTATAAAGTCCTTTGCTCACATCACTTGCGGTGACAAAGCCGGTAACTCTTTGTGAAGAACCGTCTCCGCGACCTATTTCAATATCTTTGCCCGGAATATCTTTACCATCTTTCATATAATAGGCATCACATTGTTTCTGCGTCACACAAGTTGTATTGTTTCCTTTGGCTTTACTGACCGGAAGTTGATAAAAGACCATATAGTTTACTCCATAACTACCCTGATTGTTTCCTCGTGTAAATATCAATTCGGGATTTTCTACTGTTGACAGTTCACCATTAAAGACTGAACGGTATGATTCAAACGGGTCTATGTCTTTATATCCGTTGGGCCAGGATTTTGTTGAAAAATTGCCGTCGTCATATGGTGGCAGTGTAACTGGATACCCGTCAAACCCTTCAGTACGTTTATAGGCTACATACAAATTATAGGCTTTAAGGTCAATCACGTCTTTTGCCGCAGCAGCTGCCCTTGCCCATTTCTTTTCATCATAGGCAGCAGCAAGAAGTCGGTTGCCTTTGTCATCCACCAACTTTTCGGCATATCCATCGGTGTTACCGTTCATTAACGGACTGGCTGCATATAATAGTGCTTTAGCACGTACAGCCAAAGCAGCACCTCTTGTGGGACGTGACACAGACATCAGTTCGCGTTTCAAAGGAAGATCCTTTGCTGCTAAGGCCATTTCTGAAGCAATGTAATCGGCACACTCATCGTAAGTGTTGCGAGGTATTGAAAGAGCTTCATAACTGTCAGTGTAATCCTGGCCCTCTTCTGGTACAATGGGCACAGGACCATATTTCTGTAATAGTTTCCAGTAATAATAAGCACGCACAAAGCGGGCCTGAGCTTTATAGTCTGCCCGTTCCTCCGAGGTCAGTTCATTACACATATCCACATTCTGGATAAAGATAGCGGCTTGACGTATTCCCTGATAACTGTATTTCCATGTATACGGCCATTGCTCTTCACCATAAGTCACTTCTTTAAAGCTTTTGTAAATGGGATTATATATATCATCACTGAAATTAAACGGATTTGAGCCGGTGATACTAATATCGGCAAATTCGCTGTTTGTCAAGTAACTGTATGCATTGGCAAGCCATTGTTCCGTATAGGTTTCATCGGTAAAGACTTCTTCCAGTGACATTCTGTCCTTGGTATCGGTATTCACATCAAGATAATTACACGAAGCCATACTCAAGCCTGTTGCAATCAATAATATATTTCTTATAAGTTTCATATTCGTAAGTGTTTCTTTATAAACTAATATTCAGACCAAATGTAACAGATTTAGTAATGGGATAGAAGCTACCGTCGTTGCTTCTTGGTTCTGGATCCCACAATTTGAATTTAGAGAAAGTCAACAAGTTCGTTCCAGTAAAGAATAGTCTTATTTTACTAAAACGTATCTTGCTTACTATATTTTTGGGTAAAGTGTATCCTATTTCTACTGTCTTAAGACGAAGATAAGAACCGTTTCTCAACCAATGTGTGGAATACTGGTTGTTGTTCACATTATTTTCTCCTCCAAATTTAAGTCTCGGATATACGGCATTCGGATTTTCGGTTGCCGGGTCGCCCGAAATATCTCTTGAAATCCAGCGGCTTGAATTGACAACATCCGTAGATACATTTCCCCAAGTTCCGCGGCTGAAAGGATGCACCAATACACCGTTGATGAAGAAAGAAGATTTACCGGTTCCTTGGAAATGGACACTTGCGTCAAGCCCCTTCCAATTGGCAGAAATACCCATACCATAAACGAAACTCGGTCTGTTGGTGTTTCCTACAGCCACGCGGTCATTATTGTTTATCACTCCATCACCGTTCACATCCTTGTATTTGATATCTCCCGGTTCAACGCTTCCCCAAGTATTCTGTGTAGGACTGTTTCTTATGTCGTCCCAGTCCTTGAACAATCCGAGAGCAATCAATCCTCTTGACTGGCTTACACTGAAACCTGTTTCATACAAATAAGGATATAGCTTATGGCCTTCATCTTTTTCAAGAATTTCATTATCACTATAAGTAGCATTAGCTCTGATGGTAAGGCTCACGTTTCCGATGTTCTGATTGAATGAAAAGTTACCGTCCCAACCTCTGTTAATTACGCTTCCTACATTAGCATAAGGCTTGTCACCATCATAAAGTCCCACAGTAAGAGGCAATGAACCTCTTGACATGAAAATGCCGGTTCTTTTTTCATTGAAATAATCTACGGTAAGAGAAAAACGTTCGTTGAACAATACGAGGTCCAAACCAATATCATGCTTCTTGGCTATTTCCCAGCTTATACCGTTTGATGCCACACTTGTATAAGTAAGTCCGTTATAACTTTGGTTAAAGCCAAAATCGGCCCATTGATAGTTCTTGAAACTTCCGATAGTGTACATATAAGGGAAACGTACCGATACATTGTCATTACCTACTTTACCCCAGGAATAACGTACCTTAAACATATTCAGCCATTTGAAATTATTCTGTATAAACGGTTCTTCTGCTATATTCCATGCCATAGAGAAAGCTGGGAAAAAACCAAACTGATTACCTACAGCAAAGTTTTCGGATCCCGTATAACCGAAGTTGAAATTAACAAAGTAACGATATTTCCAGTTATAGGTGAAGCGTCCTGAGAATCCCTGATGACGAACGGGAACACTATTCTTCAAGTCGCTACCCAGATTATAAGTACGTATTTTTGAATCCTGATTATACTTCAATACAGAACCTACATGATGATGTTTGTTGAAAACACGGTTATAATGCAACTCTGCCTCAAAGAATTCATGGCGGTCGCCACTACCTCCTGCACTTTGTGTCATCTTTTGCTCTTCATTCAGTCGCTTGAAGACCAAATTACCTTCACTGTCTCTGAAACGTTCCGCTTTCCATCTTTCCGGCGCTTTCAACTTGTTTATATAATTAGAGTTGTTTGTGTCGTAGCCAAAACGTCCGATAAACTTCAATCCTTCGGTTATGAAATCGAGTTTCTGATTTAAGGTCACGTTGGTCTGTATCTGGTTAGTCCAGTTTTGTCTGTAACCGGTCTGTGTAGACGCAATCCAAGGATTGTCACGATAATTTTCGTTATATTCTGATGCCGGGAAATAACCGTTCGAATAAACTTTAGGAATGGACACCGGAGTCTGTCCCATAAGGCTGTTCCACACAAGCGACGAACCTCGTCCGGTATCATTTACCTTTTTCAACATTCCGGATATGCCGACATTTAATAAAGTAGATTTAGTAATGTCTATATCCGCATTCATTCGATAGTTCCATCTGCGGGCATTGGCATTGGTATTATATTGCTTTTCAATTTCTTTATCCGTTTTATACATACCTTCTTCTTCCACATAGCTGGCAGATACAAAATAACGTGTGTTTGTACTACCACCGGTGATGTTGAGTGAAGCCTTGTATGTCATGGCTCCTTTCTTCAAAATCTCATCCATCCAGTCTACGTTAGGCAGTAAATCAGGGTCGAGTCCGTTCTTCAATATATACAGTTCATCAGGCTGATAAACCGGTTCTTCGTTTCTTGTGATTCTTGCCTCATTTATCAAAGATGCGTAAGTGGGTCCATCTATAAATTCCGGTGTTATGGTTCTGGTATTATAAGAAGTTTCCGCCTTGGCAGATATGGTAATCTTACTGGGTTTACCATGTTTGGTAGTTATCAATACCACACCGTTTGCACCACGGGCACCATAAATGGCGGTTTCTGAAGCATCTTTCAATACTTGAAACGATTCAATATCTTCAATACTGATATCATCCATATCTCTTTCAAAACCATCGACAAGTACAAGGGCACTTGTTTTGGCACCAAAAGTAGAAATACCACGGATCCAGAATTCGGAAGTATTTTGGCCCGGTGCTCCACTGCTCTGCATGGATAATACACCGGGAACATTTCCTGCCAAGGCATTAACAAGATTTCCTGAAGGAGAAACATTCAGATGTGCTATATTAGCAGAAGAAACAGCTCCTGTAACGGTTATCTTTTT
The nucleotide sequence above comes from Bacteroides caccae. Encoded proteins:
- a CDS encoding SusC/RagA family TonB-linked outer membrane protein, giving the protein MKNIIIIFFCMFMLMFQATAQNHADVKEIEVSGIVLDSNKDPLIGANIVVKNVPGLGVITNIDGKFKIKVELYQRLIVSYIGFESQEILIKDKKTLTVIMQESKSSVLDEVVITGTGEQKKITVTGAVSSANIAHLNVSPSGNLVNALAGNVPGVLSMQSSGAPGQNTSEFWIRGISTFGAKTSALVLVDGFERDMDDISIEDIESFQVLKDASETAIYGARGANGVVLITTKHGKPSKITISAKAETSYNTRTITPEFIDGPTYASLINEARITRNEEPVYQPDELYILKNGLDPDLLPNVDWMDEILKKGAMTYKASLNITGGSTNTRYFVSASYVEEEGMYKTDKEIEKQYNTNANARRWNYRMNADIDITKSTLLNVGISGMLKKVNDTGRGSSLVWNSLMGQTPVSIPKVYSNGYFPASEYNENYRDNPWIASTQTGYRQNWTNQIQTNVTLNQKLDFITEGLKFIGRFGYDTNNSNYINKLKAPERWKAERFRDSEGNLVFKRLNEEQKMTQSAGGSGDRHEFFEAELHYNRVFNKHHHVGSVLKYNQDSKIRTYNLGSDLKNSVPVRHQGFSGRFTYNWKYRYFVNFNFGYTGSENFAVGNQFGFFPAFSMAWNIAEEPFIQNNFKWLNMFKVRYSWGKVGNDNVSVRFPYMYTIGSFKNYQWADFGFNQSYNGLTYTSVASNGISWEIAKKHDIGLDLVLFNERFSLTVDYFNEKRTGIFMSRGSLPLTVGLYDGDKPYANVGSVINRGWDGNFSFNQNIGNVSLTIRANATYSDNEILEKDEGHKLYPYLYETGFSVSQSRGLIALGLFKDWDDIRNSPTQNTWGSVEPGDIKYKDVNGDGVINNNDRVAVGNTNRPSFVYGMGISANWKGLDASVHFQGTGKSSFFINGVLVHPFSRGTWGNVSTDVVNSSRWISRDISGDPATENPNAVYPRLKFGGENNVNNNQYSTHWLRNGSYLRLKTVEIGYTLPKNIVSKIRFSKIRLFFTGTNLLTFSKFKLWDPEPRSNDGSFYPITKSVTFGLNISL